In Vanessa cardui chromosome 8, ilVanCard2.1, whole genome shotgun sequence, the following are encoded in one genomic region:
- the LOC124531848 gene encoding chitooligosaccharidolytic beta-N-acetylglucosaminidase — protein MWRHKLFLNIIYLFIILQCVNTAEDHPAWNWTCEDGKCSKTKYDPQGSEPALSLEACKLFCNEYGLLWPRPTGNTDLGRFLSKININNIEIQIEKRGRSDDLMNAAGKRFKQLVNKAVPKGVTPKTTGKSVYVYLVNKNPDVTDFSLDFDESYALRVSPESNERINATIFGNTFFGIRHGMETLSQLIVFDDIRNHLLMARDVTIDDKPVYPYRGILLDTARNYYSVESIKATIEAMATVKLNTFHWHITDSQSFPMVSSRRPELTKYGAYSPSKVYSAAALREVVRFGRERGVRVLPEFDAPAHVGEGWQDSGLTVCFKAEPWASYCVEPPCGQLNPTKEELYNYLEDIYRDMAEVFETDLFHMGGDEVSERCWNSSQQIQDFMLENRWGLDRASYLKLWNYFQTKAQDRAYRAFGKRLPLILWTSTLTEFSHVENFLNKDDYIIQVWTTGVDPQIKGLLEKGYRLIMSNYDALYFDCGYGAWVGSGNNWCSPYIGWQKVYENSPMQMAQEYSNQVLGGEAALWSEQADSATLDARLWPRAAALAERLWAEPDTTWHHAEARMLHLRERLVRLGIQAESLEPEWCYQNEGYCYA, from the exons TGTAAACACAGCGGAGGACCATCCAGCGTGGAACTGGACGTGCGAGGATGGCAAGTGCAGTAAAACAAAATACGACCCACAAGGCTCAGAGCCGGCGCTCTCACTTGAAGCCTGTAAATTGTTCTGCAACGAATATG GTCTTTTGTGGCCGAGGCCCACGGGTAATACGGACCTGGGGCGATTCTTgtccaaaataaatatcaacaacaTAGAAATACAAATTGAGAAGCGCGGAAGGTCAGACGACCTGATGAATGCAGCTGGTAAG AGATTCAAGCAATTGGTCAACAAGGCGGTACCGAAAGGCGTTACTCCTAAAACAACAGGCAAATCCGTCTACGTGTATCTCGTCAATAAGAATCCTGACGTCACag ATTTCTCGTTGGATTTCGACGAGAGTTACGCTTTGCGAGTGTCGCCGGAGTCCAATGAGCGCATTAATGCCACGATCTTCGGAAACACTTTCTTCGGCATCCGCCACGGTATGGAGACGCTGTCGCAGCTGATAGTCTTCGACGATATTAGGAACCATCTATTG ATGGCGAGAGATGTCACTATCGACGATAAGCCAGTCTACCCGTACAGAGGAATTCTATTAGATACCGCTAGAAATTACTACTCAGTGGAATCTATTAAAGCTACTATTG AGGCGATGGCCACCGTCAAGTTGAATACCTTCCACTGGCACATCACGGACAGTCAAAGCTTCCCGATGGTGTCGAGCAGGCGGCCCGAGTTGACGAAGTACGGCGCCTACAGCCCCTCCAAG GTGTACAGCGCGGCGGCGCTGCGCGAGGTGGTGCGCTTCGGGCGCGAGCGCGGCGTGCGCGTGCTGCCGGAGTTCGACGCGCCCGCGCACGTGGGCGAGGGCTGGCAGGACTCCGGCCTCACCGTCTGCTTCAAG GCAGAACCTTGGGCGTCGTACTGTGTAGAGCCTCCGTGTGGACAACTGAACCCCACCAAGGAAGAGCTGTATAACTACTTAGAGGATATTTACAGGGATATGGCTG agGTGTTCGAGACAGACTTGTTCCACATGGGCGGGGACGAAGTGAGCGAGCGCTGCTGGAACTCCTCGCAGCAGATCCAGGACTTCATGTTGGAGAACAGATGGGGCCTGGACCGAGCCTCCTACCTCAAGCTCTGGAACTATTTCCAGACTAAAGCTCAAGACCGAGCTTACAGA GCATTTGGAAAACGTCTGCCTCTGATCCTGTGGACCAGCACGTTGACGGAGTTCAGTCACGTCGAAAACTTCCTCAATAAGGATGACTATATCATTCAA gtCTGGACGACAGGAGTTGACCCTCAAATAAAGGGTCTCCTCGAGAAAGGCTACCGTCTTATCATGTCGAACTACGACGCGCTGTACTTTGACTGCGGGTACGGAGCCTGGGTCGGAAGCG GTAACAATTGGTGTTCGCCTTACATCGGCTGGCAGAAAGTTTACGAGAACAGTCCGATGCAAATGGCACAGGAGTACTCGAACCAAGTCTTGG GTGGCGAGGCGGCTTTGTGGTCGGAGCAGGCGGACTCCGCCACGCTGGACGCGCGCCTGtggccgcgcgccgccgcgctcgccGAGCGCCTGTGGGCCGAGCCTGACACCACCTGGCACCACGCCGAGGCGCGCATGCTGCATCTCAG GGAACGTCTCGTCCGGTTGGGCATCCAAGCGGAGTCGCTGGAGCCCGAGTGGTGTTACCAGAACGAGGGTTACTGCTACGCATAA